A DNA window from Hevea brasiliensis isolate MT/VB/25A 57/8 chromosome 2, ASM3005281v1, whole genome shotgun sequence contains the following coding sequences:
- the LOC131170559 gene encoding uncharacterized protein LOC131170559 codes for MCCGGRMCMLCTCVILVVILIGLLFGFGVFKNGFHKLKDTIHVGDASHPNFNARPFLGFDVAPGPF; via the coding sequence ATGTGCTGCGGTGGTAGGATGTGTATGCTCTGCACTTGCGTGATTCTTGTGGTGATCTTGATCGGTTTGCTGTTTGGATTTGGTGTTTTCAAGAATGGGTTTCACAAATTGAAGGACACAATTCATGTTGGTGATGCTTCTCATCCTAATTTCAATGCCAGACCCTTCTTGGGTTTCGATGTAGCTCCTGGTCCTTTCTAG